The genomic segment CCGGCCCCGCCCCGGTCGCCGGTCTTGAGCCCGCTGCGCTCGAAAAGACCTATGCCGAGCTGGAAAAGACCCCCGTCGCCGCGCCGCAGGCCGAAACCGCCAAGGCCTGGGCCTATGCCGACTTCGGCGCACCGGTCGCGCCGGTGAAGACCGAGAGCGACGCGGCGCTGGGCACGACGCGCCTGACCTACGCCAACGGCGTCAAGGTGACGCTCAAGCCGTCGAAGCTGCAGGCCGGTTCAGTGATGGTCAGCGTGCGCGCCCTGGGCGGGCTGAAACGCCTGTCGCCCAAGACGCCGGACGCCGCCTTCGCCCTGAACTTTTACGACATCTTTCAGGGCGGACTGAACAAGATGTCGGCGACCGAGATCGAGGAATCGCTGGCGGGGATGAATTTCGACCTCGCCTATCGCCTGACCGAAGACGCCGCCCTGCTGGTGGGGCAGAGCGCGACGCACGACTTCGCCCGCGAAATGCAGTTGCTGCGCGCCTTCTATTCCGACGCCGCCTTCGACCCGGCCTATCTGGAGCGCCTGCGCCACTCCATACCGTCCTATTTCACCTACGCCACAACCAATCCACCGGGCGTCATGGCCATGCACCTGCCGCGTCTGGCCTATGACGGCGATGCGCGCGTGACGCCGATGTCTCAGGCCGAGATGCTGGCGCTGGGCAATGACCGCATTGCCGATCTGGTCCGCACCTCCCTGTACGATGTCCCGCTGGAAATCGTCATCGTCGGCGATATCAGCGTGGAACAGGCGCGACCGGCGCTCGACGCCACCTTCGGCCTCCTGCCCCCCCTGCCCGCCCGATATACGCCGGCTGAGGGCGGCGAGACGGCGCGCTTCCCGACCACGGGCCTGTACAAGACCCTCTACCATCAGGGCAGCCCCGAACAGGCCCTGATGCTGATCGCCTTTCCCACCACCGACCGCTACAGCGACCCGAAGACGGCGCTGGGCCTCGACCTGCTGGCCGAGGTGCTGAGCCTGCGCCATTACGAGGCCGGGCGCGCCGAAAGCGGCACCACCTACGTGCCGCTGGCCCGTCACGTCCCGTCGGGCGCGTTTAAAGGCTTCGGCTACCTGTCGGCGACGGTGCAGCTCTATCCGGGCGCCGAAAACGGCTTCTATACCAGCTTCCTCGGTCTGATCGACGGACTGAAGACCGCCCCCGCCACGGCGGATGAACTGCTGCGCGGGCGTCAGCTCCTGCTGCGCCGCATGACCGAAGAGGACCGCAATAACAGCTACTGGCTGGCGGCCCTGTCCGGGATCGACGGCAATGCCGGTCAGCGCGAATACGTGCTGAAGCGTCAGGCCCTGCTCGAATCGCTCACCCCCGCCGATCTTCAGGACCTCGCCAAGCGCTATCTCGATGCGTCGAAAGCGCTGAAAACGGTCGTGCTGCCTGTCCCGAAAGGCGACTCGCGGGCTTCATAACCCCTAACAACCCTTGCGATACCGCCACAATAACGCTGGCACGCCATTTGAACCCTCACAGGCGAACCGTCCCGAAACGGTACGCTTACAGATAGAACGAGGGATAACCTAATGGCTAACGACATCGACCTGCACCTGGGCAAGCGCCTGCGCCGCCGCCGCCGCCTGCTGGGCCTGACCCAGCAGCAACTGGCTCTGGCCGTCGGCATCCGCTTCCAGCAGATCCAGAAGTACGAATGCGGCGCCAACCGCATCTCCGCCGCCCGCCTGTTCCAACTGGCCAAGGCGCTGGAAACCCCGGTCACCTATTTCTACGACGGCCTCGAAGACAACACCACCGAAGTCGCCGCTGTGCAGAACGAAGGCATCGAAGTGTTTTCGCGCAAGGAAACCCTCGACCTCATTCAGGCCTATTACCGCCTGTCGGAGCGTCCGCGCCGTCGCCTGCTCGATCTCGCCAAGTCGCTGAACACCGAGACCGAAACCGCCGCTTGATCGCGGTTGGATAAGTATTGAGTTCCGCCCGGCGGACGCCTACACATGCAGCAGATTCAACATGCGCAGGTGATCAATGGCGTCCACGGCCGAACTCGAAACTCTGGAAGCCTTTATCCTTCGTCTGGCGGACGCAGCGGCAGGCGTCGCCCTGCCGCTGTTCCGTTCGCTCGAACTGGGCGAGATCAATAAGGGCAATGCCAGCCGGGCCGACGTGCATTTCGACCCGGTGACCGAGGCGGACAAAGGCGCCGAACGGGCCATCCGCGCCCTGATCGAGGCCGAATACCCCGCGCACGGCATTATCGGCGAAGAATACGGCACGGTGCGCGCCGACGCCGAATACGTCTGGGTGCTCGACCCCGTCGACGGCACGCGCGCCTTCATCTCCGGCCTGCCGCTGTGGACCACCCTCATCGGCCTGCGCCACAGGGGTCGTCCCATTATGGGCGTCATCGCCCAGCCCTTCCTCAAAGAAATCTTCCTCGGCTCGCCGCTGGGTTCGCGCCTGATCACGCCCGCCGGCTCGACGCCGCTCAGGGTGCGCGACGGCGCCTCGCTGGCACAGGCCGTTCTGGCCACCACCGACCCGCATCTCTATTCCGGTGACGAAGAGCCCGCCTTCACCTCGCTGCGCACCGCCGCCAAGCTG from the Asticcacaulis sp. AND118 genome contains:
- a CDS encoding pitrilysin family protein, whose translation is MTLKAMVLGFVLAVGLTGGLSGAATADKLKPNVSGAQFAHLYSDLPVDPQARFGRLSNGMTYVMYPNTAQPGKVVLRLRIGAGPLDEADEESGVAHLITYMAFSGSTHYPEGDLFRQLERQGIQMGAGQQTQSSEGETSYQITLPRNDDATLDTGFNVMQDMAFGLTFPETADQRDRAVVVTQMNNASQPLQRHYENWLRTAFAGQLLPERPQKGLRDIVLYTPREQIRSFYDTFYRPDRATLIIVGDIDPAAIEKRIEKAFGGWKAKTDAPLPRDPGAYEPKGPRGYTYFEAGMPEMIDLAWVEPAETRFQNRERVRDMMLEHLALAALDNRMDRAAARPDSAFARAGLNSQQFQRTGDSVSLMVMPKPGEAQKALSEALNLARQAGAYGFSEAEFARAAADYEAGLRQRVEGAATRSNEWIADMISGSIEGRYVINSPAQDLQFYTDLKPELSREAVNAYIKALFKRDGPLIAVTGPAPVAGLEPAALEKTYAELEKTPVAAPQAETAKAWAYADFGAPVAPVKTESDAALGTTRLTYANGVKVTLKPSKLQAGSVMVSVRALGGLKRLSPKTPDAAFALNFYDIFQGGLNKMSATEIEESLAGMNFDLAYRLTEDAALLVGQSATHDFAREMQLLRAFYSDAAFDPAYLERLRHSIPSYFTYATTNPPGVMAMHLPRLAYDGDARVTPMSQAEMLALGNDRIADLVRTSLYDVPLEIVIVGDISVEQARPALDATFGLLPPLPARYTPAEGGETARFPTTGLYKTLYHQGSPEQALMLIAFPTTDRYSDPKTALGLDLLAEVLSLRHYEAGRAESGTTYVPLARHVPSGAFKGFGYLSATVQLYPGAENGFYTSFLGLIDGLKTAPATADELLRGRQLLLRRMTEEDRNNSYWLAALSGIDGNAGQREYVLKRQALLESLTPADLQDLAKRYLDASKALKTVVLPVPKGDSRAS
- a CDS encoding helix-turn-helix domain-containing protein; protein product: MANDIDLHLGKRLRRRRRLLGLTQQQLALAVGIRFQQIQKYECGANRISAARLFQLAKALETPVTYFYDGLEDNTTEVAAVQNEGIEVFSRKETLDLIQAYYRLSERPRRRLLDLAKSLNTETETAA
- the hisN gene encoding histidinol-phosphatase, whose protein sequence is MASTAELETLEAFILRLADAAAGVALPLFRSLELGEINKGNASRADVHFDPVTEADKGAERAIRALIEAEYPAHGIIGEEYGTVRADAEYVWVLDPVDGTRAFISGLPLWTTLIGLRHRGRPIMGVIAQPFLKEIFLGSPLGSRLITPAGSTPLRVRDGASLAQAVLATTDPHLYSGDEEPAFTSLRTAAKLIRYGCDAYAFAMVAQGTMDAALETGLKAWDIDAIIPVIENAGGLVTDWAGAPVGPYGGQVIAAGSRAILDAAIGHLSAASKAADPH